TGGCCAGTTCGCGCTGTGCCGATGACCTGGTCTTAACAGATAAGAATTTAACGAGAGACTTTGACGGACCTTTTCAACTGGGAGGGCTCGCCGGTTTTCCGTTTACGGGAAAAACCGGGATGACTGCGTACTCCCATCACATTCATGATGGCGGAACCGCGTTTATTTTGTATGGTCCGCATATCGGAATTTCTGCTGATGGTCAAATTGGAGAGATGCAACGTCCCGGTCAGTCGAAGTGCAGTTCAGCCTGCGGTGCGCTGGTAGGTGCAGTGACTCAAATCAAAGCCGGCAATGAACCGGCTGCCGAATATGATGATTTTCAACAACCCCAGATTATTCAGATGCTGACACCCTGGCGGGATCGCATTTTAGCAGCTGACTCTCCCATCAAGGAAGCCACTCAGATCAGCTATGAACTCATTCACGAACAGGTCAATCAATTAGTCGATGCGACCGTTGATCAATTCTCCTGTAAACGGATCGTGCTGGTGGGGGGGATTCTGATCAACACCGACGATGGCGCGGACGATTACATGACCATTGAAAACAGTGAGTGTATTGAACTGTAGTCATCTCTCAATCCAGAAAGGCTTCCAGTGTCAAATTCAGATGCTGCCAACATAGGCATCGTGACTGTTTCCGACCGCGCGAGTCGAGGGGAATATGAAGACCGGGGTGGCCCTGCAATTTTGGACTACCTGTCTGAAGTACTCAAAAGCGATTGGACCCCTGTCGCACGTGTGATACCCGACGAACTGCATACGATTACCGAGACCCTGCAAGAGCTCAGTGATCTGGAAAAATGCTGCCTGATTGTCACCACCGGTGGCACAGGGCCGGCCCAAAGAGACATCACTCCTGAAGCCACACTGGCAGTCGCTGAAAAAGAGATGCCGGGCTTCGGAGAACTGATGCGAAAAGTTTCGCTGGAAAAAGTTCCGACGGCGATTCTCTCTCGCCAAACAGCGGTCATTCGAGGAGGTTCATTGATCATCAATCTACCAGGTCAACCAAAAGCGATTCAGGAATGTCTGGACGCGGTATTTCCGGCTGTCCCCTATTGTATTGATCTGCTGGAAGGCCCTTACCTGGAAACCAATGAAGCGCGACTCGTCGCATTCCGACCGAAAAAGAAATGAGCGCATAAAAACAGGAGCCGCAATTGACATCGCGGCTCCTGTTTTATGGACTTGCAATAAACGCTCTTTGTTAAACCAGATTGGAGCTGATTTCGTCTTCGATCGTTTCCAGTTGAATGGGTTTAATATCGAATTTTGGATTCTGCCCCAGGAAACGAGCGGGGTTGTTATGGAAAATTTCGATCGCATCCTGAACCGAATATCCTCGAGCCCGGAATTGAACCACACACTGCTGCAGCGTGAAGGGATCACTGGGTCCCCAGTCGGCTGAAGAGTTAACCAGAATTCGCTCATGCCCATACATTTCGAGCATATCAACGGCTCGTTTTGGAGAGCATTTGGTAACGGGGTAAAGCGTGAATCCGACCCAGTAACCGGCTTCTAAAGGCTCACGGATAGTGTGTTCTTCTACGTGGTCGATCCAGACTCGCTCCGGATTCACATTCATGTGCGATAACACTTCCAGTGTGCGTTTTGTACCACGCACTTTATCCTGCAGGTGTGGTGTATGAATCAGAATCAACTGGTCATATTTAATGGCCTGTTCGACCTGCGCTTCGAAGATCTCTTCTTCGTTTTTCGTGGTTTTATGAAAGCCAATTTCTCCCACGCCGAGCACAGTCGGTTTTTCATAAAACTCCGGCATGTGCTTGAGCACTTCGCGGCTCAATTCCGGATTTTCTGCTTCTTTGGGATTCACGGCGACCCAGCAATAATGCTTGATGCCATACTCGGCGGCACGCGTCGGCTCGAATTCGCTGATCTGCCTGAAGTAATCTAGAAAGGTTTCCGGATACAGGCGGTCAAAACCGGCCCAGAAGGCAGGTTCTGCTACGGCGACAACGCCGGACATCGCCATGCGCTCGTAATCTTGCGCGGTTCTTGCAATGGCATGATAATGGGGTTGGATGATTTGCATGATCGTCTCACTGTTTATTCAAAAGTAAGCGGGTGGGAGTATTTCGCGTCGGCTCGCTCCAAATCGTTTTGATTGAACTCGATCTAGTCCAAATCAGAAAAGAGGAGCAGCATTCGTTCAGATCGATTCGGCAGATGACTTTTCTCAGTCAAAAGTGCGATGGCCTGATTCAAAAGATCCAGGCGGGAATCATTGAAATCGTTGGATTCCTCTTCATCACTGGCCCGATCGATGCGATCCAATGCCGCAGCGATTTCCAACAGAGAACAACGGGCTTCGAGATACTCTCGATCCAAAACCTGTAAAGCTGTTTGCATCATTAAAACCTTTCGGATTATTACGTCTGTGGTAGCTCGCTCCTTCATGATACGAAAGCGTCTTCAACGAATCCGCCAGGGGATCGAAAAACGCTACGATCACCTCCAATTTGGGTGATCTGAGTCACGCTTTATTATACACCTTACATCGGTTCTTCCTACTCTCTTAACTGAGTTCAAGTCAAATTCCCGAAAGCCGAAACAGAATTTCAGTATAATCAGACGAGTCGTAGGAATTAGAGTGAGTCAAAAACGGGATGATATCAGGCGTCTCCTGCTTTCGACTGAAACCCTTTGTTTGTCAGGAGATGAATCATAAATGCCTTTGGATATTCGCCCGTAAATTCGCAGAAAATTTGATACTGAAAAGCGGGTTACAAGCCAAATTGTGGGTAATACGAGGGAGTCCCCATAATCCGATTTTCAACGATTGTGACTAGAGAGGCCTGTTCCTTTACAGTGCCTGATCCCAGCAGCACTATCTTTTTTAGAGCGAATGATCATCGCCTAATTCGTTGATTTAGAGCTCTCAGTCTGACGCTGTTTCAGAAATAGTTCCAATTGTGCTAACTGGCGTTGCATTTCGCTCACATAATCCCCCTGAGCTGGTTTCACCGTCAAAGGATCGAGGACCACCGAAGTCACGCCATGTTCTGTGAGATCTTTCACTCGTTCCTTTTCCGGCTGATGCTCCCACACCAGAAACGGGATTTTGTGCTCCTGCTGCATCGTGTTCAATTTGTCCCAGTCACTCTTGCTGAGATTGGTTCCCTGCTTCCAGTGCAGATGATGCATCGTCCAGCCACACCGCCGCGCCAAGTATTGATAAACGGGGCGTTCGGAGAACCAGTGCAAACCCGGATACTCGGCTTCAAGTTGATCCAATTTTTGGCTGAGCGACTTAAGAGATTCTTTCAGTTTCTCCAGATTGGCGGCGATACTCTCTTTTTGCTGCGGATCAATGTCGATCAATCGTTGTGCGATCGCTTCAGCCTGTCGCTCCATTAAAGCCGGATCCAGCCAGAAAAAGGCAACAGTCCCGGCGTGGGAATGAGCGCCACCCGTTCCATGGCTGTGCACTTCAAAATCGGGAACCGTGATCAACGCGTCTTTTAACGAAAGCGATGTTCTCAAGACTTTGGAACGCGGCAGCGATAATTTCTTAACCCAGTCGGCAAAATTAGCGCCGTTGGTGACAATCAGATCGGCCTTTTGAATTGTCTGAATCATCGTATCATTAGGCAACCAGGTTTCTGGGTTTGCATCAGGGGGTACCGGATTGAGAACCTCAAATTCCGGACCGACAAGTGACTCAACAATAAACTGCAGAGGATAGTTGACCACCACGACAACCGGTGTTTCATTTTCTGACTTCTTTTTTGGTTTCGACTCTGTGTCCGGCTGACAGGCACAGAGTGTCAGTACTGAAAACAATGCGATGAGCAAAATAGTCCGTTGCATATTTAAAATCACTAACTAAACCAGAGACGCAGCAGCTGACTCGCATAAACGCGCACGATGGCGGTAATGCCCAGCACAATCAGCAGGCTGGCAGCTAAAATAAAGAAGACTTCTGTCAGCTGCAGCTTCCAGATCGTCGATCTGCTGCAGCCCAATTGAAACATCGTTTTTCGTTCCCGCTTGCGTAAACGCAGCGAAAGCACAAATACCAGTGCCAATAATAATCCGACGGAAATCGAAACCAGCAAGGCATTCATATCAAACAATTGCTTGACGCGAAACACCATACCCATCAACTCATTGACAATTTCGGTCGGACGAATCAACTGTAACTGTGATTCTTTCGTATCATACATGCCCAACAGCAGAACTTCCGACTTTGGATCAACGGGAACCACAATGATAGCGGAAATGGGAAATGTATCAGTCTCTCCATGAAAGTGAAACGAAGACAAGTTCTCATTAGTCACCTCATTAAACTGAGGAACGGCGGCGTTCGCGACGGTTGTCTGATCTTCCTGCTTCAACACCAGATCTTTATTCGTTTCCGCATTGATACTCTGATGTCCGTGACCGATACCCGAGATGATCCATTCGGTTTTCAAATCGACAAAGACGGCATCATCGTCGGGAGACTCTGATTTTTCGAGTACTCCCACGACCCGCATTTTTAGCGGATAATTTCCCGATAGATCAAACACATTGAGCGGATCCGACATCAGTTTGTCGCCGGGTTGTAACTGAAGTTCCTCAGCGATATTGGCTCCGATTATACAATCACCCAACCGCTTCAGTTGTGTTCCCTTCGCTATCTCCCGCTCGCGAAACTCAAAATAATCCAGCGTGGTTCCGACAACGGGAAATCCCTGCGCGGTAAAACGGAGAGCCAGTGGTATTGGGAGGGCGTAGTTTGTCTCCTGAATCGTCTCCACTTCCCGCATCGATGTCGGCTCCAGATCTGCACGACTGAAATACATGCTCTGTAGCGCAAGATCAAAACGACTTCCCTTAACTCCTGCTACCAACGGAGTCAAATGGGCTCGGGCCATCAGGTCCTGTTCGAACTGTGCTACGCCAAATTGCAGTAATACAGGCAAGAGCAACGCCAGCGAAACACACACAATCAACGTGATCGTTTTCACCTTATTGTAAGCTAAATAGCGTAATGTCAGCCGGAGGATTCCATTCATGTCGTTTCCACCAATTCATGAAAACGTTCGATATCTATCGTGCGTTCGAACTGATCCAGCAGGCGATCATCGTGAGTCACCATGATTAAGGTGGCGTTGGTTTTCGTGGCGTGTTCGAGTAACAGATCACGAATGAGCCGTTTATTAGTCGGGTCGAGATTTCCAGTGGGCTCATCTGCCAGCAAAATCTGTGGCTGAGGCAAGAGTGCCCGGCAGATCGCTACTCGCTGGCGTTCACCCTGAGAGATGCGATCAATGCGCGAGTTGAAATAGGAATCGATCTGCATGGCTGCCGCCAGTTCGCGTGCCCTTTGCTGCACACCTTCATCCAGTTGCAGTGTCGAATTTATGAAATACGGTAGCAGAATGTTTTCACGGACATTCAAATAATCGATTAATTCAAATTCCTGAAAGACAAAACCAATTTTGGAAATGCGATAAGCGCGTCGCTGGCTGTCGTTGAGTGTTTTCAAATCAATGCCACAGGAAACCAGTGTACCCTGCTCGGGAATCAGAATGCCGGAAAACAGATTCAGCAGTGTCGTCTTACCGCACCCACTGGGGCCAATCACGGCGACTTTTTCGGCGTCTTTGATTTCCAGTTCGGGAATGCTCAATCGAAAAGGGGATTGAGGATAACTGAATTTGAGTTGTTGCATCTGAATCATGATGAACTCGAATCAGCGGACTTTGTTTCCGGCGATTTATCTTCAGGAGTCGTTGCATCTTCCGTATTCACTTCGCGTACTCTGGTCTTAAACGGCAATCGCTGTTCATCCAACAAATTCATGCCGGTCAGTTTCCAGACATCGTCCACCGGTTCCAGATAAAAGATCGCCTGATACTGATTCGTGCGCGTGTGAATATGGCCCCAATGTTCGACCGTTCCTGCGACAGTCCACGTTGTCTTGACGGCAAAACTGCGTTCATCTCGCGTAGACTGATTTTCGGGCGCCAGCTCCGTTTCCGGCTGAACCGTCTCCCATTGCACATCGGTGACACGCGCAACAGCGCCCCCCTGCTCCTGCATTTTCAGACTTTGATTAATCTGAAGATACAATGTTTCCAGAAAGGAGCCATCAGCACTTTTCGCCAGCGCATCGTAGACATCACTTTCAGTATGATAATCAAACGACCGGTAAATATTTTTATGCAGCGTTTTGAAGACGGCTTCCGCCTTATCAGCGGGTACCTTCGGAATCGGCTCCAGAGGATTGGCAAAGGTAACGCGCGATAAAGGCCAACATAACAGGCTGGCGACAAACAAAACGGCAAGCAGGACCAAGGTATTTCGGTGCGATGGTGTTTTTCGAAACAGGCTCAAAGCGACGCAAAAACATAAAAGAAAGCCGATCACGCTGACCAGGGGAATCGACCAGAGCGAACGAGGCTGCAGACTGACAGCTACGGGATTGACATCCAGGCTGACTTTGCGGCCCGGATTCACCCATTCAAAAACACTGCTCCGCTCCAGTTTGGAAAAGACCGGTCTATAAGATTGATCAAAGGCAAAGCAGACCGATTCCACACTCCAGACACTCCGATTGAACATGTCCCAGGTCACTTTGACTTTTTCGGGAGTCCCTTTGGTGCTGTAATTCAGAATGATTCCGACACGGGCGTTAGCGGTACTGACCCGTTTTTTCTCCGCTGGCTTAGCGAAATCCCGGAAATCGAGACTATAAAAATCGAGTCGCGAAATGACAGGCTTCACCTCGATGCCGTCAATTTCAATCGGATTTGCTTTCGCAAAAAACTGCTCAATTTGTTCTCTTGATGCTTCCTGTTCCGAGACAGACAGGAAATCGTCTTCTTTGCGTTCAAGGGTGAAGAATGATTCCAGTGTTGCCAGCGGAATCAGAATTTCGTGCCGGACTTCAAAATCTTCAATATACAGGAACGAATAGATGGTACCGTAACTGGTAATACCCAGCGTCTCCTCGCGGCGATCTTTGAGCCACTTCTGCCAGTCGGCTTCGGAAGCATCCGGAGCCAAAGGAGGACTGTCCCAGTTAAAACGAATCGTTTGTGGCTCTCGCGGTTTCATCGAGACCGCATAGGGGGTTTCAGAACCTTCCTGTTTGAGATTAAACTGCACCATCGCGGGAAAGCCTGCATTGGAATCAACCAGTTGCTGGCTGAAGGTCAGAAATTCCGGGGGTTTTGCGAGTGGATATTCAATCTGAAAAACCAGCGTAAACAGCATCAGGTCTGACATCGCAACGCCCTGCGGTTTAATTGAGGAATCGTCGACAGAGACCACTTTTCCCTTTAATTTCTCGCCGTTGATGTCCCGCACAATCAGCCGATCCAGTAGGAACTGTTTGTGTTGTTCGATCGCTTTTTTGATTTTATCAGCAGAGACAATATTTTCTTTGTCCGGTTCCAGTTTCTGAAAGAAGTAGAGATCTTCGACGTAAATTTGCATCGAGAGCATCACCTTGTCGCGGGTGACGTAGACATTTTCCTGGCTGACAGAAATCGGATGTGCTTCGCCGATTTTGGGAATGCCGAGACAGCACAGTAGCGTCAGACAAGAGAGCAGCACCAATCGGATGTTTGATCTCTGTTTGTAAGTACAGCCACGTGGTTTCTTACTGTGACAGGTTAAAGCGACAACTCGTGGGGTCATATTGGAATTTCGAACTGGATAAATACGGAGTTCTAATAGAAAAGAGCGTATCAAACAGGCAGGTTTTATTACATTTCTGTACTATTTGATCGTACCGAGAGAGAGTATAGAATTGCAATCGTGGTCTGCTTATAAGACACTACGAATATTGAATTCACAATGATTGAGAAAAAAGGGTCTCCCATGGAAGAAACTCAGGATTCAGACCAGACCGAAGCTGAAACATCACAAGAAGTTACAGCTGCCTCCACGCTCCCGCCTAAACCCAGTCTGCTAAAACGGAGAGGGCTCTGGTTTCTGGCATTCCTGCTGGCCGCCTCCGCGATGATTTATCAGCGGGCAACTGGACCGACTCATCCGATGAAATTCCGAGTGGCTGACGGAATCACCGCTAAGCTCATTCGTACACATGAATCCACGCATGACGCCGTCGTGGAACTGCCGGTTCCCGAGAACGTCTCCAAAGGAGTCAGTGGCACCCTGTTTTATAAACGATTCCGGACGAAGGATGACTTTACGCCGGTCCTGATGGAGTTGACGGACACGGATTCAGGGCCCCAGTTGCAGGCGCCCCTCCCCAAACAACCGGCTGCAGGAAAGCTGGAGTATTACATTGAAGCTAAGATCGATGGCAAACAACGTCGGTTCCCGAAAGATGCAGCTTCTAATGTTTTGATTCGCTTCAAGGATCCTGTCCCGGATGGCGTTTTGATCCCTCATATCA
This genomic interval from Gimesia alba contains the following:
- a CDS encoding ABC transporter ATP-binding protein; its protein translation is MIQMQQLKFSYPQSPFRLSIPELEIKDAEKVAVIGPSGCGKTTLLNLFSGILIPEQGTLVSCGIDLKTLNDSQRRAYRISKIGFVFQEFELIDYLNVRENILLPYFINSTLQLDEGVQQRARELAAAMQIDSYFNSRIDRISQGERQRVAICRALLPQPQILLADEPTGNLDPTNKRLIRDLLLEHATKTNATLIMVTHDDRLLDQFERTIDIERFHELVETT
- a CDS encoding metal ABC transporter substrate-binding protein; this encodes MQRTILLIALFSVLTLCACQPDTESKPKKKSENETPVVVVVNYPLQFIVESLVGPEFEVLNPVPPDANPETWLPNDTMIQTIQKADLIVTNGANFADWVKKLSLPRSKVLRTSLSLKDALITVPDFEVHSHGTGGAHSHAGTVAFFWLDPALMERQAEAIAQRLIDIDPQQKESIAANLEKLKESLKSLSQKLDQLEAEYPGLHWFSERPVYQYLARRCGWTMHHLHWKQGTNLSKSDWDKLNTMQQEHKIPFLVWEHQPEKERVKDLTEHGVTSVVLDPLTVKPAQGDYVSEMQRQLAQLELFLKQRQTESSKSTN
- the mog gene encoding molybdopterin adenylyltransferase, giving the protein MSNSDAANIGIVTVSDRASRGEYEDRGGPAILDYLSEVLKSDWTPVARVIPDELHTITETLQELSDLEKCCLIVTTGGTGPAQRDITPEATLAVAEKEMPGFGELMRKVSLEKVPTAILSRQTAVIRGGSLIINLPGQPKAIQECLDAVFPAVPYCIDLLEGPYLETNEARLVAFRPKKK
- a CDS encoding TatD family hydrolase, with product MQIIQPHYHAIARTAQDYERMAMSGVVAVAEPAFWAGFDRLYPETFLDYFRQISEFEPTRAAEYGIKHYCWVAVNPKEAENPELSREVLKHMPEFYEKPTVLGVGEIGFHKTTKNEEEIFEAQVEQAIKYDQLILIHTPHLQDKVRGTKRTLEVLSHMNVNPERVWIDHVEEHTIREPLEAGYWVGFTLYPVTKCSPKRAVDMLEMYGHERILVNSSADWGPSDPFTLQQCVVQFRARGYSVQDAIEIFHNNPARFLGQNPKFDIKPIQLETIEDEISSNLV
- a CDS encoding ABC transporter permease, producing MNGILRLTLRYLAYNKVKTITLIVCVSLALLLPVLLQFGVAQFEQDLMARAHLTPLVAGVKGSRFDLALQSMYFSRADLEPTSMREVETIQETNYALPIPLALRFTAQGFPVVGTTLDYFEFREREIAKGTQLKRLGDCIIGANIAEELQLQPGDKLMSDPLNVFDLSGNYPLKMRVVGVLEKSESPDDDAVFVDLKTEWIISGIGHGHQSINAETNKDLVLKQEDQTTVANAAVPQFNEVTNENLSSFHFHGETDTFPISAIIVVPVDPKSEVLLLGMYDTKESQLQLIRPTEIVNELMGMVFRVKQLFDMNALLVSISVGLLLALVFVLSLRLRKRERKTMFQLGCSRSTIWKLQLTEVFFILAASLLIVLGITAIVRVYASQLLRLWFS